The following proteins are co-located in the Desulfonauticus submarinus genome:
- a CDS encoding DUF4760 domain-containing protein has product MVINSIINNIEVYLQVLTVLILLGGFIVGIQQLKVLITQIRNQYEWNMREFALSYSLTKNERLREARINLDNAFGILAKRKESLTLKEIEDVIQKKPAIYTDIIYLLAHWENMALAIHAKIADENVAFEMVAGMVISYVRVFRNFIDSRREINPRAYDYLLNLANRWENRLHRLKKPAFLDLRNV; this is encoded by the coding sequence ATGGTTATTAATTCAATAATAAATAACATTGAAGTTTACCTTCAGGTATTAACGGTATTGATATTGTTAGGTGGTTTTATTGTTGGAATTCAACAATTAAAAGTGTTGATAACGCAAATAAGAAATCAATATGAATGGAATATGAGAGAATTTGCCTTATCTTATTCTTTAACTAAAAATGAACGTCTAAGAGAAGCTAGAATAAATTTAGACAATGCTTTTGGGATATTAGCTAAAAGAAAAGAATCACTTACTTTGAAAGAGATCGAAGATGTAATACAAAAAAAACCTGCTATATATACAGATATAATTTATTTGCTTGCTCATTGGGAAAATATGGCTTTAGCTATTCATGCAAAAATAGCGGATGAAAATGTTGCTTTTGAAATGGTGGCTGGCATGGTGATCTCTTATGTTAGAGTTTTTAGAAACTTTATTGATTCTAGACGAGAAATAAATCCAAGAGCTTATGATTATTTGCTTAATTTAGCAAACAGATGGGAAAATAGATTGCATAGATTAAAGAAGCCAGCTTTTTTAGATCTAAGAAATGTCTAA
- a CDS encoding type II toxin-antitoxin system RelE family toxin codes for MKLIFEKRFEKDLKKIKDKRILEKVKSIIEKISLTGSLLELDENVKRMRSNPNFWRIKIGDYRIGLEKEKDKIIFVRILHRKDIYKYFP; via the coding sequence ATGAAGCTAATATTTGAAAAAAGATTTGAGAAAGATTTAAAGAAAATAAAAGATAAACGTATTTTAGAAAAAGTAAAATCTATAATAGAAAAAATTTCATTGACAGGTTCTCTATTAGAGTTAGACGAAAATGTTAAACGAATGAGGAGTAATCCAAATTTTTGGCGTATAAAAATAGGAGATTATAGAATAGGATTGGAGAAAGAAAAAGATAAAATAATATTTGTAAGGATTTTGCATAGGAAGGATATTTATAAATATTTTCCATAA
- a CDS encoding type II toxin-antitoxin system RelE family toxin encodes MAFWQIEFSKQAYKYYKTLQKGYQKKINKILNLLMDKEKIDIKPVEGETDIYRLRIGKYRMLIRVYKEKQILLIVKIGPRGDIYKKII; translated from the coding sequence ATGGCCTTTTGGCAAATAGAATTTTCAAAACAAGCGTATAAATACTATAAAACTTTACAAAAAGGATATCAAAAAAAAATAAATAAAATTTTAAATCTTTTAATGGATAAAGAAAAAATAGACATAAAGCCTGTAGAAGGGGAAACAGATATTTATAGACTAAGAATTGGGAAATATAGAATGTTAATTAGAGTTTATAAAGAAAAGCAAATTCTTTTAATAGTAAAAATAGGGCCAAGAGGAGATATTTACAAAAAAATAATCTAA
- a CDS encoding cupin domain-containing protein has protein sequence MENKLKKLNAFDLTKDITDDWKNFVVSEINDHVVRLSVLQRDFHWHYHAESDEMFYVIEGKLFVDLEDRTEELNPGEMITIPKNVKHRTRSSERTLILCFESKNNDVKGDR, from the coding sequence ATGGAAAATAAATTGAAAAAGTTAAATGCATTTGATTTGACCAAGGATATTACTGATGATTGGAAGAATTTTGTTGTTAGCGAAATCAATGACCATGTTGTGCGATTGAGTGTTTTGCAAAGAGATTTTCATTGGCATTACCATGCTGAGAGTGATGAAATGTTTTACGTTATAGAAGGAAAATTGTTTGTAGACCTCGAAGATAGGACCGAGGAACTTAATCCTGGGGAAATGATTACAATACCCAAAAATGTTAAACACAGGACCCGCTCAAGTGAAAGAACTTTAATTCTCTGTTTTGAATCAAAAAATAATGATGTTAAAGGTGATAGGTAA
- a CDS encoding DUF2283 domain-containing protein has protein sequence MKVYYDDEVDALYLKLSDDSPDGVIEISEGVNIDTTSEDKIIGIEILNASKKLDLTSLLSYSFEFEKEILNRQQKIA, from the coding sequence ATGAAGGTTTATTATGACGATGAAGTAGATGCATTATATTTAAAACTTAGTGATGATTCTCCAGATGGAGTTATAGAAATCTCTGAGGGTGTTAATATAGATACGACCTCTGAGGATAAAATAATAGGAATTGAAATTCTGAATGCTTCTAAAAAGCTAGATTTAACTTCATTGTTATCCTACTCCTTTGAATTTGAGAAAGAAATATTAAATCGACAACAAAAAATTGCCTAA